A window of Cottoperca gobio chromosome 16, fCotGob3.1, whole genome shotgun sequence contains these coding sequences:
- the ndufaf6 gene encoding NADH dehydrogenase (ubiquinone) complex I, assembly factor 6 isoform X3, with the protein MAAGISVKHGLLSSKASLYHAFYRKISPNSVCIQRAADTQCVRAATSATADSTINEKYCLDLVRSRDYDGFVSSLLLPEEARRSSLALRAFNVELAQVKDSISQKTIGLMRMQFWKTAIEEIYRDEPPNQPVSAELWRAVKKHFLTKRWLLRIITEREKDLDDRAYRNLQELEVYSEHTQSSLIYLLLECLGVKNVHADHAASHIGKAQGIVTCLRATPHHSSRRKVYLPMDVCMLARSFSHNVPAAANLAFLQTVVLEDYLQRVRRAGFDVFNSSLKNRNPLLPIRLYLRSWKKTY; encoded by the exons ATGGCAGCAGGCATCAGTGTTAAACATGGATTATTAAGCAGTAAAGCTTCGCTGTATCACGCTTTCTACAGAAAGATTTCCCCCAACAGTGTTTGTATCCAGAGAGCGGCCGacacacagtgtgtgagagCGGCAACCAGCGCGACAGCAGACTCTACAATCAATGAGAAGTACTGCCTGGACCTGGTCAG gTCCAGAGACTACGACGGCTTCGTgtcctccctgctcctcccaGAGGAGGCGCGGCGCTCCTCTTTGGCCCTGAGAGCCTTTAATGTGGAGCTGGCCCAG GTCAAAGACTCCATTTCCCAGAAGACCATTGGTTTGATGCGAATGCAGTTCTGGAAGACGGCGATAGAAGAAATCTACAGAGACGAGCCTCCGAACCAGCCGGTCAGCGCCGAGCTGTGGCGG GCGGTGAAGAAACATTTCCTGACGAAGAGATGGCTGCTGAGGATCATCACCGAGAGA gaaAAGGATCTGGATGACAGAGCGTACAGGAACCTGCAGGAGCTGGAGGTGTACTCGGAGCACACGCAGTCCTCCCTGATCTACCTGCTGCTGGAGTGTTTAG GGGTGAAAAACGTCCACGCAGACCACGCAGCGAGTCACATCGGTAAAGCTCAGGGGATCGTGACGTGTCTGAGAGCGACTCCTCATCACAGCAGCCGGCGGAAAGTCTACCTCCCCATGGACGTCTGCATGCTG GCGCGATCGTTTAGCCACAACGTCCCAGCAGCCGCCAATCTGGCCTTCCTCCAGACG GTGGTGTTGGAGGACTACCTGCAGCGAGTGAGGAGGGCCGGCTTTGATGTTTTCAACTCCAGTCTGAAGAACAGAAACCCCCTCCTGCCCATCCGGCTGTACCTCCGCTCCTGGAAGAAGACCTACTGa
- the ndufaf6 gene encoding NADH dehydrogenase (ubiquinone) complex I, assembly factor 6 isoform X2, with amino-acid sequence MAAGISVKHGLLSSKASLYHAFYRKISPNSVCIQRAADTQCVRAATSATADSTINEKYCLDLVRSRDYDGFVSSLLLPEEARRSSLALRAFNVELAQVKDSISQKTIGLMRMQFWKTAIEEIYRDEPPNQPVSAELWRAVKKHFLTKRWLLRIITEREKDLDDRAYRNLQELEVYSEHTQSSLIYLLLECLGVKNVHADHAASHIGKAQGIVTCLRATPHHSSRRKVYLPMDVCMLVSPRFTGTSTEIYESKTCECNGHFCILARSFSRGLYPPQPGAERPGCCVRHRQSGARSSATRAIV; translated from the exons ATGGCAGCAGGCATCAGTGTTAAACATGGATTATTAAGCAGTAAAGCTTCGCTGTATCACGCTTTCTACAGAAAGATTTCCCCCAACAGTGTTTGTATCCAGAGAGCGGCCGacacacagtgtgtgagagCGGCAACCAGCGCGACAGCAGACTCTACAATCAATGAGAAGTACTGCCTGGACCTGGTCAG gTCCAGAGACTACGACGGCTTCGTgtcctccctgctcctcccaGAGGAGGCGCGGCGCTCCTCTTTGGCCCTGAGAGCCTTTAATGTGGAGCTGGCCCAG GTCAAAGACTCCATTTCCCAGAAGACCATTGGTTTGATGCGAATGCAGTTCTGGAAGACGGCGATAGAAGAAATCTACAGAGACGAGCCTCCGAACCAGCCGGTCAGCGCCGAGCTGTGGCGG GCGGTGAAGAAACATTTCCTGACGAAGAGATGGCTGCTGAGGATCATCACCGAGAGA gaaAAGGATCTGGATGACAGAGCGTACAGGAACCTGCAGGAGCTGGAGGTGTACTCGGAGCACACGCAGTCCTCCCTGATCTACCTGCTGCTGGAGTGTTTAG GGGTGAAAAACGTCCACGCAGACCACGCAGCGAGTCACATCGGTAAAGCTCAGGGGATCGTGACGTGTCTGAGAGCGACTCCTCATCACAGCAGCCGGCGGAAAGTCTACCTCCCCATGGACGTCTGCATGCTGGTGAGTCCACGCTTCACCGGGACCTCAACGGAAATCTATGAGAGCAAAACGTGTGAATGTAATGGACATTTCTGCATTTTAG CACGGAGCTTCTCAAGAGGACTTTATCCGCCGCAGCCAGGAGCAGAACGTCCGGGATGTTGTGTACGACATCGCCAGTCAGGCGCACGTTCATCTGCAACAC GCGCGATCGTTTAG
- the ndufaf6 gene encoding NADH dehydrogenase (ubiquinone) complex I, assembly factor 6 isoform X1 has product MAAGISVKHGLLSSKASLYHAFYRKISPNSVCIQRAADTQCVRAATSATADSTINEKYCLDLVRSRDYDGFVSSLLLPEEARRSSLALRAFNVELAQVKDSISQKTIGLMRMQFWKTAIEEIYRDEPPNQPVSAELWRAVKKHFLTKRWLLRIITEREKDLDDRAYRNLQELEVYSEHTQSSLIYLLLECLGVKNVHADHAASHIGKAQGIVTCLRATPHHSSRRKVYLPMDVCMLHGASQEDFIRRSQEQNVRDVVYDIASQAHVHLQHARSFSHNVPAAANLAFLQTVVLEDYLQRVRRAGFDVFNSSLKNRNPLLPIRLYLRSWKKTY; this is encoded by the exons ATGGCAGCAGGCATCAGTGTTAAACATGGATTATTAAGCAGTAAAGCTTCGCTGTATCACGCTTTCTACAGAAAGATTTCCCCCAACAGTGTTTGTATCCAGAGAGCGGCCGacacacagtgtgtgagagCGGCAACCAGCGCGACAGCAGACTCTACAATCAATGAGAAGTACTGCCTGGACCTGGTCAG gTCCAGAGACTACGACGGCTTCGTgtcctccctgctcctcccaGAGGAGGCGCGGCGCTCCTCTTTGGCCCTGAGAGCCTTTAATGTGGAGCTGGCCCAG GTCAAAGACTCCATTTCCCAGAAGACCATTGGTTTGATGCGAATGCAGTTCTGGAAGACGGCGATAGAAGAAATCTACAGAGACGAGCCTCCGAACCAGCCGGTCAGCGCCGAGCTGTGGCGG GCGGTGAAGAAACATTTCCTGACGAAGAGATGGCTGCTGAGGATCATCACCGAGAGA gaaAAGGATCTGGATGACAGAGCGTACAGGAACCTGCAGGAGCTGGAGGTGTACTCGGAGCACACGCAGTCCTCCCTGATCTACCTGCTGCTGGAGTGTTTAG GGGTGAAAAACGTCCACGCAGACCACGCAGCGAGTCACATCGGTAAAGCTCAGGGGATCGTGACGTGTCTGAGAGCGACTCCTCATCACAGCAGCCGGCGGAAAGTCTACCTCCCCATGGACGTCTGCATGCTG CACGGAGCTTCTCAAGAGGACTTTATCCGCCGCAGCCAGGAGCAGAACGTCCGGGATGTTGTGTACGACATCGCCAGTCAGGCGCACGTTCATCTGCAACAC GCGCGATCGTTTAGCCACAACGTCCCAGCAGCCGCCAATCTGGCCTTCCTCCAGACG GTGGTGTTGGAGGACTACCTGCAGCGAGTGAGGAGGGCCGGCTTTGATGTTTTCAACTCCAGTCTGAAGAACAGAAACCCCCTCCTGCCCATCCGGCTGTACCTCCGCTCCTGGAAGAAGACCTACTGa
- the ndufaf6 gene encoding NADH dehydrogenase (ubiquinone) complex I, assembly factor 6 isoform X4, which produces MWSWPRQVKDSISQKTIGLMRMQFWKTAIEEIYRDEPPNQPVSAELWRAVKKHFLTKRWLLRIITEREKDLDDRAYRNLQELEVYSEHTQSSLIYLLLECLGVKNVHADHAASHIGKAQGIVTCLRATPHHSSRRKVYLPMDVCMLHGASQEDFIRRSQEQNVRDVVYDIASQAHVHLQHARSFSHNVPAAANLAFLQTVVLEDYLQRVRRAGFDVFNSSLKNRNPLLPIRLYLRSWKKTY; this is translated from the exons ATGTGGAGCTGGCCCAGGCAG GTCAAAGACTCCATTTCCCAGAAGACCATTGGTTTGATGCGAATGCAGTTCTGGAAGACGGCGATAGAAGAAATCTACAGAGACGAGCCTCCGAACCAGCCGGTCAGCGCCGAGCTGTGGCGG GCGGTGAAGAAACATTTCCTGACGAAGAGATGGCTGCTGAGGATCATCACCGAGAGA gaaAAGGATCTGGATGACAGAGCGTACAGGAACCTGCAGGAGCTGGAGGTGTACTCGGAGCACACGCAGTCCTCCCTGATCTACCTGCTGCTGGAGTGTTTAG GGGTGAAAAACGTCCACGCAGACCACGCAGCGAGTCACATCGGTAAAGCTCAGGGGATCGTGACGTGTCTGAGAGCGACTCCTCATCACAGCAGCCGGCGGAAAGTCTACCTCCCCATGGACGTCTGCATGCTG CACGGAGCTTCTCAAGAGGACTTTATCCGCCGCAGCCAGGAGCAGAACGTCCGGGATGTTGTGTACGACATCGCCAGTCAGGCGCACGTTCATCTGCAACAC GCGCGATCGTTTAGCCACAACGTCCCAGCAGCCGCCAATCTGGCCTTCCTCCAGACG GTGGTGTTGGAGGACTACCTGCAGCGAGTGAGGAGGGCCGGCTTTGATGTTTTCAACTCCAGTCTGAAGAACAGAAACCCCCTCCTGCCCATCCGGCTGTACCTCCGCTCCTGGAAGAAGACCTACTGa